Proteins from a single region of Kluyveromyces lactis strain NRRL Y-1140 chromosome C complete sequence:
- the DSS1 gene encoding exoribonuclease II (similar to uniprot|P39112 Saccharomyces cerevisiae YMR287C MSU1 RNase component of the mitochondrial degradosome along with the ATP-dependent RNA helicase Suv3p the degradosome associates with the ribosome and mediates turnover of aberrant or unprocessed RNAs): MSSVFSIRRPRVAARFLAHRRYMHSGVPLFQARQSDTSGTNVTTESLQEDEEVIFFSQDKDILPEVEIKPFRRTKAETLMRFNDRFVQPSIDWYRKVGKSHGENTDKDEFMHLLRNDISSSTLFEETLKWLSKDNYKLRNNTYNGYDTQEIEFYFDPSAIVSSTLMPGDICVLKNSPFELLVCVKTPSEAMDARFTFANTDGNVVYAWKTSVHLRFPTIFNTTELEILQREKLHGYSPVGSVKNDKDVTFVIPTLPRRMLISNVTFRIADAAVQQLPIIKKKLELIHRYLQSGSSPWQIPILKLVEICSNLELSNNIEKSIATAFMKSGLSSDALYSLANSHFELSSKVPNKVECSRLLAVYWALLHQQGTQMWGEMTVHRGIFFPSAVTVLPLTKQHLHYHNIIHKLRQHGGVRINRIAALINENDLASLNKSFPYIVPLLRDYAAGNLEHNDTITSLISSLFRKLDEYKELNISRDVCFDLLKRINPSEPPNPLLINHELQLPVNNERVKLEQKIYDLAVPPKIEHSAEIRTEYKDLICYCIDSPDAHEIDDAVSIKSLGGAKYRIYIHVADPASLFPEANEDGTTINSPVLDIAYQRAFTTYLPDKVFPMLPTTYARSSDLGQFGKPTKAVTFSVDCTFSKSKGLCLLKDSLKVELSVLHKSTRITYEAVDELLDEPTTKPKSGKHEDLKTLFYIAKALRRQRIVDGGAVVFENSSTGIVSLSPDDNSELVEVSFKDQIETKSTILVSELMILANSLTASYFEENQIPGIYRGYRPLNVVEDATSVPEWVKAKTQENKIISKADIAKMKSFLTSSFYSSLPTPHDMLGTSHYLTITSPLRRFPDLVNHLQLHRTLKGLPLLYKQSQLDGMVWHILTRDVTLKNASVDAQRYWTLRFLKKEIEDPTKNNWKLQITSLTDNGYAHCVILDKAFAVGQLKINLNKNPPLVGDQISDCEISNIQCLDGILQFEPTSRSKIQKKK; this comes from the coding sequence ATGTCGTCGGTTTTCTCAATCAGGCGGCCTCGTGTTGCTGCTAGGTTCTTGGCTCATCGCAGATATATGCATAGTGGTGTACCTTTATTTCAAGCAAGACAAAGTGATACATCAGGGACTAATGTCACTACAGAGTCTCtacaagaagatgaagaagtgaTATTCTTCTCGCAGGATAAAGATATCTTACCAGAAGTGGAAATTAAACCGTTCAGGCGAACCAAGGCGGAAACTTTGATGAGATTCAATGACCGGTTTGTTCAACCATCAATCGATTGGTATAGAAAAGTTGGGAAATCACATGGAGAAAATACGGATAAAGATGAATTCATGCACTTGCTGCGtaatgatatttcatcCTCGACTTTATTCGaagaaactttgaaatGGCTCTCTAAGGATAACTATAAGCTAAGGAACAATACCTATAATGGTTATGATACACaggaaattgaattttatTTCGATCCTTCAGCTATTGTATCATCGACGTTAATGCCAGGTGATATTTGCGTATTGAAAAACTCCCCGTTTGAATTACTAGTGTGTGTTAAAACGCCGTCTGAAGCCATGGATGCCAGATTTACTTTCGCTAATACTGATGGTAACGTGGTATATGCATGGAAAACTAGTGTCCATCTACGATTCCCTACAATTTTTAATACAACCGAGTTAGAAATTTTGCAGCGAGAAAAGCTGCATGGTTACAGTCCAGTTGGCTCTGTaaaaaatgataaagaTGTTACTTTTGTCATTCCAACTCTACCGCGGAGAATGTTGATCTCTAATGTTACGTTTCGTATTGCAGATGCCGCTGTCCAACAGTTGCCCATCATTAAAAAGAAGTTAGAATTGATTCATCGATACTTACAATCAGGATCAAGTCCATGGCAGATACCCATTTTGAAGTTAGTGGAAATCTGCTCGAATTTAGAGCTATCCAacaacattgaaaaatccATTGCAACAGCGTTCATGAAATCAGGCCTCTCAAGCGATGCCCTATACTCTTTGGCTAACTCTCATTTTGAATTAAGTTCTAAAGTACCCAATAAGGTGGAGTGTTCTCGTTTATTGGCTGTTTATTGGGCTCTTTTACATCAACAGGGCACACAGATGTGGGGTGAAATGACCGTTCATAGAGGTATATTCTTCCCAAGCGCCGTAACTGTACTACCCTTGACGAAGCAACACCTACACTATCATAACATCATACACAAACTCAGACAGCATGGGGGTGTTCGTATTAATAGAATTGCGGCCCTCATTAACGAAAATGACCTTGCGTCTTTGAATAAATCGTTCCCATACATCGTTCCCTTGTTACGAGACTATGCAGCTGGAAATCTTGAACACAATGATACTATAACAAGCTTAATTTCCTCATTATTCAGAAAACTTGATGAGTACAAAGAACTCAACATCAGCCGAGATGTTTGTTTCGACCTTTTGAAACGCATAAATCCATCCGAACCTCCTAATCCTCTCCTTATCAATCATGAATTACAATTGCCGGTCAATAATGAAAGAGTAAAATTAGAGCAAAAGATTTATGATTTAGCTGTTCCACCGAAGATTGAGCATTCGGCTGAAATCCGTACTGAGTACAAAGATCTAATCTGCTACTGTATTGACAGCCCAGATGCCCATGAGATCGATGATGCAGTGTCGATCAAATCATTAGGAGGTGCGAAGTATCGTATTTACATCCATGTCGCAGATCCAGCCTCCCTTTTTCCTGAAGCAAATGAAGATGGTACTACGATCAACTCTCCCGTACTTGATATTGCTTATCAACGTGCCTTTACAACATATCTTCCAGATAAAGTTTTCCCAATGCTTCCAACAACTTATGCTAGGTCCTCTGATTTGGGTCAGTTTGGTAAGCCTACTAAAGCGGTTACATTCTCAGTCGATTGCACATTTTCTAAGAGTAAAGGATTGtgtcttttgaaagattctttgaaagtggAGTTGTCAGTACTCCACAAGTCCACTCGAATAACTTATGAAGCAGTGGATGAACTGCTTGATGAACCAACCACAAAGCCTAAGTCTGGCAAACACGAAGACCTAAAAACTTTATTCTATATTGCTAAAGCATTGAGAAGGCAGCGGATAGTCGATGGTGGTGCCGTTGTTTTCgaaaattcttcaacaggGATAGTTTCTTTATCCCCTGATGACAACTCTGAGTTGGTGGAagtttcattcaaagatcaaatagaaacaaaatcaacaattctTGTCTCAGAACTTATGATTCTTGCTAATTCTTTGACTGCGTCCTATTTCGAGGAAAACCAAATTCCAGGTATCTATCGGGGTTACAGACCCTTGAATGTGGTTGAGGATGCAACATCTGTTCCTGAATGGGTCAAAGCCAAGACccaagaaaacaaaatcatttcaaaagctGACATTGCTAAAATGAAGTCCTTTTTGACTAGTAGTTTTTATTCTAGTCTTCCAACGCCTCACGATATGCTTGGTACCTCTCACTATTTGACTATTACTTCTCCGTTGAGACGTTTCCCAGATTTGGTAAACCATCTACAATTGCATAGAACTTTAAAAGGACTTCCGCTTCTTTATAAACAATCACAATTAGATGGCATGGTGTGGCATATATTGACAAGGGATGTTACCTTGAAAAACGCCAGTGTTGATGCCCAAAGATATTGGACTCTAagatttttgaagaaggaaattgaagatcCGACGAAAAATAACTGGAAGTTACAGATCACTTCCTTGACCGATAACGGGTATGCACATTGTGTTATCTTGGACAAAGCTTTTGCCGTTGGTCAACTCAAGATCAACCTTAACAAAAACCCGCCCCTGGTCGGAGACCAAATTTCGGACTGTGAAATATCTAACATTCAATGTCTAGATggaattcttcaatttgaacCAACATCCCGCTccaaaatacaaaaaaaaaagtaa
- a CDS encoding uncharacterized protein (some similarities with uniprot|Q03208 Saccharomyces cerevisiae YML119W): protein MTEGRRLSNRSSIRNTTHIFNDTSSKTKGTKFKFKNGSGTRQSPNKQHISSSPPILEVQNIADVDTSNTFGQFNRISQPPSKNLNYDTPKINVKLEYHTMQSSKIIYKIDVPISSKSDMEISPVITKLINETHESAEAFKLCNDNRFGYTTLDALPAVLSKYISQNMSVQRLPQRPKTKHLYNRVDQLLAQENQFFSANDSIELSFDGKAMNKNDIFRIVDSFSVAFDDDEYGEDGDDEYVKQPRNILTREVTGVF, encoded by the coding sequence ATGACAGAGGGAAGACGTTTATCAAATCGTTCTAGCATTCGCAACACCACGCATATATTCAACGATACTTCAAGTAAGACGAAGGGTACtaaattcaaatttaaGAATGGTTCTGGAACTCGGCAGTCTCCAAACAAACAGCACATATCGTCGTCTCCTCCAATATTAGAAGTTCAAAACATCGCCGATGTAGACACATCAAATACTTTTGGGCAATTCAATCGAATTTCACAGCCACCAAGTAAGAACTTGAACTACGATACTCCAAAGATCAATGTAAAACTAGAGTATCATACAATGCAAAGTTCTAAGATCATTTACAAGATAGATGTTCCAATATCAAGTAAATCAGACATGGAAATTTCTCCCGTGATAACAAAGTTGATCAACGAAACCCATGAATCAGCTGAAGCATTCAAACTTTGTAATGACAATAGATTCGGTTATACCACATTGGACGCTTTACCAGCTGTTTTGAGCAAATATATCTCCCAGAATATGAGTGTTCAAAGGTTACCACAAAGACCTAAAACAAAACATTTGTACAATAGAGTTGATCAATTGCTGGCTcaagaaaatcaattcttttcgGCAAATGACAGTATAGAACTAAGTTTTGATGGAAAAGCTATGAATAAAAATGATATCTTCAGAATTGTAGATTCGTTCTCGGTGGCatttgacgatgatgaatatGGTGAAGATGGTGACGACGAATACGTGAAACAGCCTAGGAATATTCTCACCAGAGAAGTCACCGGTGTCTTCTAA